In a single window of the Ooceraea biroi isolate clonal line C1 chromosome 8, Obir_v5.4, whole genome shotgun sequence genome:
- the LOC113561405 gene encoding uncharacterized protein LOC113561405, with amino-acid sequence MSDIRVIIILNIMTWACLFPMLHSLLKIYDDIMSTIDNLQYTLPLLIAVIKLFIIWQKKCDILPLLNMMKDDWLRPKTSEERNVMIKQARIARILTIFSCFVIIQAGAVMILLSVCGISMRYRTNRTDSGKLLLLQSYYLYDVSNSPLYEITFGLQTVSLILAGIMYTCTDTFMSLLIFHVCGQLENLKARIRNLGKYSNFADTLSTSVKDHIRLLRFCIYHTH; translated from the exons ATGTCGGACATACGTGTgatcataatattaaatataatgacCTGGGCCTGCCTTTTTCCAATGCTACATTCATTGCTGAAGATTTACGATGACATAATGTCAACAATCGATAATTTGCAATACACCTTACCGCTTCTAATAGCCGTAATAAAACTGTTCATCATTTGGCAAAAAAAATGTG ATATTCTACCTTTATTAAACATGATGAAGGACGATTGGTTGAGACCAAAAACGTCGGAAGAGAGGAACGTCATGATAAAACAAGCGCGAATTGCGCGTATTCTCACGATATTTAGTTGCTTCGTAATAATACAAGCAGGTGCTGTAATGATCTTGCTTTCCGTTTGTGGTATTTCAATGAGATACAGAACGAACAGAACGGACTCAGGCAAATTATTGCTACTGcaatcatattatttatacgatgTAAGTAACAGTCCACTTTACGAGATAACGTTTGGTCTACAAACCGTTAGTTTGATACTAGCCGGCATAATGTATACCTGCACGGATACCTTTATGAGTTTGCTGATCTTCCACGTATGTGGTCAACTTGAGAATCTCAAAGCACGTATTCGCAATTTGGGTAAATACAGTAATTTTGCAGATACTTTGTCAACCAGTGTGAAGGATCACATACGTCTTCTCAGGTTCTGTATTTATCATACACATTga
- the LOC105275920 gene encoding putative odorant receptor 83c, with translation MMAFVLVFGHMSLYCVLGEILVIQCDGIYDAVCQYEWYNLEPKQAKNFLNILMETRRPLHLTAGKLFPMTIATLCNVLQTSGGYISVLLAHRR, from the exons ATGATGGCCTTTGTCCTTGTATTCGGACACATGAGTCTATATTGTGTATTAGGAGAAATTTTAGTTATTCAG TGCGACGGGATTTACGATGCTGTTTGCCAATACGAATGGTACAATTTGGAGCCCAAGCAAGCAAAGAATTTTCTGAATATACTGATGGAAACTAGAAGACCATTGCATCTTACTGCGGGAAAACTCTTTCCTATGACAATAGCTACATTATGTAAT GTATTACAAACTTCCGGCGGCTATATATCAGTTCTATTGGCACATCGCAGGTGA